One Globicephala melas chromosome 6, mGloMel1.2, whole genome shotgun sequence genomic window carries:
- the GALT gene encoding galactose-1-phosphate uridylyltransferase isoform X1, whose product MATTFRASEHQHIRYNPLQDEWVLVSAHRMKRPWQGQVEPPLLTTVPRHDPHNPLCPGATRANGEVNPHYEGTFLFDNDFPALQPDAPSPGPSDHPLFQAEAARGVCKVMCFHPWSDVTLPLMSVPEIRAVVDAWASVTEELGAQYPWVQIFENKGAMMGCSNPHPHCQVWASSFLPDVAQREERSQRAYQSQHGEPLLMEYGRQELLRKDRLVLTSEHWLVLVPFWAVWPFQTLLLPRRHVRRLPELTPAERDDLASIMKKLLTKYDNLFETSFPYSMGWHGAPIGSEAGANWDHWQLHAHYYPPLLRSATVRKFMVGYEMLAQAQRDLTPEQAAERLRALPEVHYRLGQKDRETAAIA is encoded by the exons ATGGCCACAACCTTCCGGGCGAGCG AGCATCAGCATATCCGCTACAACCCGCTACAAGATGAGTGGGTGCTGGTGTCAGCGCACCGCATGAAGCGGCCCTGGCAGGGGCAGGTAGAACCCCCGCTTCTGACGACAGTACCCCGCCATGACCCCCACAACCCTCTGTGTCCGGGGGCCACACGGGCCAATGGAGAG GTGAATCCCCACTATGAAGGCACCTTCCTGTTTGACAATGACTTCCCAGCTCTGCAGCCTGATGCCCCTAGTCCAG GACCCAGTGATCACCCCCTTTTCCAAGCAGAGGCTGCTCGAGGAGTTTG TAAGGTTATGTGCTTCCACCCCTGGTCGGATGTGACACTGCCACTCATGTCAGTCCCTGAGATCCGAGCTGTCGTTGATGCATGGGCCTCAGTCACAGAGGAGCTGGGTGCCCAGTACCCTTGGGTGCAG ATCTTTGAAAACAAAGGAGCCATGATGGGCTGTTCCaacccccatccccactgccag GTGTGGGCCAGCAGTTTCCTGCCAGATGTTGCCCAGCGTGAGGAGCGATCTCAGCGGGCCTATCAGAGTCAGCACGGAGAGCCCCTGCTAATGGAGTACGGCCGCCAAGAGCTGCTCAGGAAG GACCGTCTGGTCCTAACCAGTGAGCACTGGTTAGTGCTGGTTCCCTTCTGGGCAGTATGGCCCTTCCAGACACTACTGCTGCCCCGTCGGCATGTGCGGCGGCTGCCTGAGCTGACCCCGGCTGAGCGTGATG ATCTAGCCTCCATCATGAAGAAGCTCTTGACCAAGTATGACAACCTATTTGAGACATCCTTTCCCTACTCCATGGGCTGGCACG GGGCTCCTATCGGATCAGAGGCTGGAGCCAACTGGGACCACTGGCAGCTACATGCTCATTATTATCCTCCACTCCTGCGCTCTGCCACAGTCCGGAAATTCATGGTTGGCTATGAAATGCTTGCCCAGGCCCAGAGGGACCTCACCCCTGAGCAG GCTGCAGAGAGACTAAGGGCGCTTCCTGAGGTTCATTACCGCCTGGGGCAGAAGGACAGGGAGACAGCAGCCATCGCCTGA
- the GALT gene encoding galactose-1-phosphate uridylyltransferase isoform X2 produces MKRPWQGQVEPPLLTTVPRHDPHNPLCPGATRANGEVNPHYEGTFLFDNDFPALQPDAPSPGPSDHPLFQAEAARGVCKVMCFHPWSDVTLPLMSVPEIRAVVDAWASVTEELGAQYPWVQIFENKGAMMGCSNPHPHCQVWASSFLPDVAQREERSQRAYQSQHGEPLLMEYGRQELLRKDRLVLTSEHWLVLVPFWAVWPFQTLLLPRRHVRRLPELTPAERDDLASIMKKLLTKYDNLFETSFPYSMGWHGAPIGSEAGANWDHWQLHAHYYPPLLRSATVRKFMVGYEMLAQAQRDLTPEQAAERLRALPEVHYRLGQKDRETAAIA; encoded by the exons ATGAAGCGGCCCTGGCAGGGGCAGGTAGAACCCCCGCTTCTGACGACAGTACCCCGCCATGACCCCCACAACCCTCTGTGTCCGGGGGCCACACGGGCCAATGGAGAG GTGAATCCCCACTATGAAGGCACCTTCCTGTTTGACAATGACTTCCCAGCTCTGCAGCCTGATGCCCCTAGTCCAG GACCCAGTGATCACCCCCTTTTCCAAGCAGAGGCTGCTCGAGGAGTTTG TAAGGTTATGTGCTTCCACCCCTGGTCGGATGTGACACTGCCACTCATGTCAGTCCCTGAGATCCGAGCTGTCGTTGATGCATGGGCCTCAGTCACAGAGGAGCTGGGTGCCCAGTACCCTTGGGTGCAG ATCTTTGAAAACAAAGGAGCCATGATGGGCTGTTCCaacccccatccccactgccag GTGTGGGCCAGCAGTTTCCTGCCAGATGTTGCCCAGCGTGAGGAGCGATCTCAGCGGGCCTATCAGAGTCAGCACGGAGAGCCCCTGCTAATGGAGTACGGCCGCCAAGAGCTGCTCAGGAAG GACCGTCTGGTCCTAACCAGTGAGCACTGGTTAGTGCTGGTTCCCTTCTGGGCAGTATGGCCCTTCCAGACACTACTGCTGCCCCGTCGGCATGTGCGGCGGCTGCCTGAGCTGACCCCGGCTGAGCGTGATG ATCTAGCCTCCATCATGAAGAAGCTCTTGACCAAGTATGACAACCTATTTGAGACATCCTTTCCCTACTCCATGGGCTGGCACG GGGCTCCTATCGGATCAGAGGCTGGAGCCAACTGGGACCACTGGCAGCTACATGCTCATTATTATCCTCCACTCCTGCGCTCTGCCACAGTCCGGAAATTCATGGTTGGCTATGAAATGCTTGCCCAGGCCCAGAGGGACCTCACCCCTGAGCAG GCTGCAGAGAGACTAAGGGCGCTTCCTGAGGTTCATTACCGCCTGGGGCAGAAGGACAGGGAGACAGCAGCCATCGCCTGA